In the genome of Blastopirellula retiformator, the window GGGGCGAAACGAACTACGATGAATTAGAGACGGAGACCTCCTTTTTTGATAGACGCCGTGCAATGCCTGACGCTGATCCGCCAGAACTGATTGAAACGCTGCAAGCGCTGGGCGCCCGGCTGCGGTTGCGCAAGAGTGGACGTCTGCATACGGTCGACTTTTCGACCTGCGGCGAAGCGATTGGGGACGAGCAACTGGCCCTATTGGATGACGCGCAGAAGCTGGAAGAGCTGGACTTGAGCGACACGGCCGTTACCGACATCGGCGTTGAGCGTTTGGCCGCGAACAAATCGCTGAGGCTGCTGACCTTGAGCGGATCGCAGGTAAGCGGCGAACTGGTGAAGTCGCTACGGAAGCGGATGATCGGCTGCCGGATCGTCTATTTGGAGAGCCGCTGAGGTGAGCGAGTTTTCCACCAGCGAAGAAGTTCGGCTCGTCTATTATCGGCGACTGTTGGCGGTTGTCGGACTGTTACTAATCGGCACGTCCTACAAGTTGTGGTTGCCGCAGACCGATTATCCCCAGGTGCCGGCCCTGTCGGTATTGGTGGGTGCTCCGGCGGCGATTGATTTTGTGCTGGCGGTTGGCATCTTTGGTTCGCTATTGGCGTGGCTGGTCGCACCGAAAAGGATCGCGCCGCTGGCTGCGTGGTCGGCGGCTTGTTGTTTGACGGCCAGTTGTTTGCTGGACCAGCATCGCTTTCAACCGTGGGCGTATCAGGTGATTTTCGCTGCGGTCATCATCGCGACCTGCGAGGCGAAGCTGGCGGTCCGGCTGTTGCGGTGGATCGTGATCAGCATCTACGTCTACTCGGCGCTGTCGAAGTTGAACACGCCGTTCATGCTGGACGAGGGACAAACGTTTTTGAACGTGCTACTCGGTTGGGTCGGCGCGAAAGAGGCGTTTGGCGAAACGACGCGGCAAGCGTTGACGCTCCTCTTTCCGCTAGGGGAACTAACGGTCGGCGTGCTGTTGGCGATTCCACGAACTCGCAAGGCGGGCGTGATTCTCGCCGCGGTGATGCATGCGTCGCTGCTGCTGGTCGTAGGACCGCTGGGACTGAATCACTGGCCCGGCGTGCTGCTCTGGAACCTTTGTTTTCTCGCTCAGGCGCCGCTGCTGTTCTGGCCGATCGCCATGAAGGAAGAGGACGAAACGGCAGAGCCGCCGCCGGCGAAATGGCGAGCGATCGGGATTGGGATGGCGTCGCTGGTGCTGCTGTTGCCGCTGCTGGAACCGGCTGGGTATTGCGATGCCTGGCCGGGTTGGGCGCTGTATGCGTCACATGTCTCGCGGGCTGACTTGTACATCGACGGCGCCGCGGCCGAAGCGCTGCCGGAGAAGCTGCGTCCCTTTTTGATCGAGACCGAGTGGGGCGCCTATCGACTGGATGCGTCGCAGTGGTCATTGCACGCGCTGAATGTGCCGATCTACCCAGACGATCGCTTTCAGACGGGCGTGGCGATCGCCGTCGCCCAGCGATACGGCGTGGCGCTATTCAGCCAACTTTCGGTGCAAGATCCGGCCGATCGGTGGCGGGGAGAGCGAACCGAGACGCGCTACCGGGGTCCAGAACAGATGACCGAGGCGACCAAGCGGTTTTGGCTGAACGCCGAGCCGCGCGATCGCTTGGCGCGGTGAAGGGCAGTTCGACTAAGATTGTTGGGCGAGCGGTCGTAGCGCGACGATTTTCCGACTTCCCAAGATCTTCCGCATGCGACAGTCGCCATCCGCAAACGGACAAGCAAAGTCGGCGGCGATTTCTCCCTTGGCCAAACAGGCCCGGGCAGCGGGATGTTGTGAGCAACCGATATGAAAGGTGCGCTGCTCGGCGTCGTCATGCGGTAGGAACTTGCCGCCGGTGACTAGGTCGGCATGTTCCTCAGAGAAGGTCTCGAACAGGAAGATCTCTTTGCGGGCGTCGTCCGATAGACTGTCCCACCACCGGCTTGCGTCGGCGGCGAGATTAGGTGGGAGGCTACCAAGTAGATTGGGCGGAATCGGCTGCACCAGCGGCTCCTGTGGGAGGAACGATGAGGGTGGCCATGAATCTATCTGCGATCGGCGCCGGCGGCAACAATTTTCACCGCGCAATAAAATGGGGACGCATTTGCGTCCCCAAACCACGAAGCGCGACGGACGCGCTTATTTCTTGCTTTGCTTGCCGCCCGGAGGCAGCGACGCGACTTCGGCCGCTTCCAGATACTTCACTTCGCCCGTTGAGACGAGCACCAGACCGCCATTTTCGGCGGCGTCGGCCTGCATGGCGACCAGCTTCTCTTCCGGATTGCCGGGATCGATCTGGGCGCCATAGAGATAGACGACCTTCCCGTTTTGGACCAGCGTGCCGATGTCGGGAAAGATCGGATCGTACTTCATGAAATCTCGCTTGCTGCTGGGCGCCGGAAGCCCTTCGTGCTTCACGTACTTCAGCAGTTCGGTGAGACCAGTCAAAGCGTCTCGGGCGCCTGGCATGCCGGGTTCGGTACTGGCCCCAACTTCCGTCTTTCCGGCGCCGCCGCAACCTACGGCGAACAGCAGCGGCGTCAGTACCAAAGAGATGGTGAGCAGGGTACGAAGATTGGAAGCGTTCATTAGCGTCTACCTAGCATTGGTCGCGGAGCGGGCCTGGCGGACAACCTCGGATCAACGTGATCGAAGTTTTCTGTCCGCGAGACCAAAGTTTCGACAGGATGATGGTTAGCAGTCCGTTGATTTTCTCGACGGATGCGATCCCAAAATAGCGACGTAAGTCGTTATTTTGCGAGCCGCGAAGAGCTACGCTCTGAGCCTGGCGAGGTTGAAAAATGCCACGATGGCATTTTTCAACAGGCAGTTAGTCGATCGTGGCGACTTCGCCGCCATCACGACTGCCGATCGCTTGCCAGATGGCGAAGTCGATCGTTTCGACCGCAAAGCCGACCGAACCGTCCGCACGGCAGTAGTTGGCGCCGCCCGGGTGCAGGCTGGAGGCAGCCATGTGGGTCGCGACGAAACTGGTGTTGCCGCAGTTGTAACGCTGACGATTCGGATCGGAAACCTTCTTGTTCCAGTTCGGCGGCAGCGTGTGGCTGTAGGTGACCATCTGCGGCAAGCAGCGGTAGTATTGGTGACCGGTGTAACGAATGACCGAACCGACGGTGTCGTAACCACCCGGCAGGCATTCCTGCAGGTTGCGACCATCGCTCATCTGAGCGTCGGTGGTGTAAGCCGACGAGCCCAACATCACGGTGGTGTTGTCGTATTGGCCATAGTCGTTGAACTGCTTGGTACCCTTCATCACTTCCGAGAAGAGAGCGGTGTTGCTCAAGCCGTCGGTGATATCGCCCATCCGCGGGCCCTTCATCACTTGACCAACCGTCGTGGCTCGCGGATTGGCGAAGACGCCGTCGATTGGCGAACCGCCATACATGTTGGCGCCGCCGATGCAGGCGTGATAGTTCAAGCGACCGGCGCCGTAGTAGTCATTGCTGGACGGATCGGACGGGCAGAGCATAAACGGCACTTGAGCGACGCGAGCGGCCGAGTTGGCGCCGGACTTGGCCGGGATGCTGCTGTGGATCGGGCTGCCGCTGTTGACGTTGTAATCAAGATCAAACAGGTCGTAAGCGGCCCCTTGTTCGAAGAACGGCATCAGAAAGACCTGAGCCGGGGCTTCGCTGGTCGCGACAACCGTGGTGGTCCCAGTGTTGACCGACTTCGAGTGACGCAGCGGCGGGAAGTTCTTGAAGGTGCTCTCAAAGTTGTGGGCAGCCAGACCGAACTGCTTCAGGTTGTTGGTGCACTGCATGCGGCGGGCAGCTTCGCGGGCCTGTTGAACGGCCGGCAGCAGCAGGGCGATCAAGACGCCAATGATGGCGATGACCACCAGAAGTTCGACAAGCGTAAATCCGGGGCGACGGACTGAGCGGATCATGGTTTCGACTCGCAGAGAAAAAGGAATAGACGAATGATTCGAAACGTTGGTTGACGAAGAGGCCGCCTTTAGACCCATCTTCGCCAGTAATTGCCTGACGAAAGCGATTCTAAACATGGAAGAAGAATGGCTCAGATTTTTTCGCCCGATTTCTTGCGACGACATTCGGCGAAAAGAACAAGCTTGGTCGAATGGGGGATAATCCTCCCAAAACATTGGATTTGCAGCTTTCTGAGGGGCGGAAAGCCCTTTCACTAAATCTAGATTTTGCACCAAAACTCTCGCAGGTGCGCAAATTAAATTCTCTGTATCGCGCATCTGCAAATCAATTTCGATACGATTCCGACAAGAGGAGGGGTTTTGTCGCGACTCTATTGACACTTTTTCACCCATTACCACTCACTCGGATCTTGTTGGCATTGCGCTCGCACGTTTCCCTCGGGTGGTGGTCACGGAATGATCACCTCGGGGTATAGGGAATCTCTTTTTCTGCCCCCTTAAATCGATAATAGGTAGTTTTGTGGAAACATGATCATCTTTTCTCTGGATTTTGAGGGAACCCGTGACTACTGCGTTGACAGAATCGGACCTAGGGCCATCTTTTTGCGTTAGGGAAAATTATGGAAGTATAAAAAAACAGTTACATCAGGCCTCATATGTCTCGCAGAATGCCGTGGAGTTTGGCGCTACTCTTGCCGCTGGTTTGTGGTTCGCTCGTCGCCGCCCAGGAGCGAGAAGACGTCGTCCAGCTTGCCGCCCAGAACGGCCCCACGCCGCTGGACTACGTCTGGATCCTGGTCGCGGCGGCCCTGGTGTTCTTGATGCAGGCCGGATTCATGTGCCTGGAATGCGGGATGGCCCGGGCCAAGAACTCGATCAACGTGGCGGTGAAGAACGTCGCTGACTTCTTGATCGCAGTCATCGCGTTCTGGCTGTTTGGTTTCGGCCTGATGTTTGGCGCCAGTTGGTACGGGCTGGTTGGCACGTCCGACTTTGCGTTTTCGGTCGGCGAGAACCCGTGGCTGGCCCTCTTCTTTTTGTTTCAGGCGGTCTTCTGCGGAACGGCGGCGACGATCGACTCGGGCGCCGTGGCCGAGCGAACGCGGTTCGTCACCTACCTGGTAATGTCGCTGGTCTGCTCAGCGCTGATCTACCCGATCTTTGGCCATTGGGCGTGGGGAAGTTTCTTTCACGGCGGAGCCGGGGGCTGGCTCGAACAACTCGGCTTCATCGACTTCGCCGGCTCGACCGTGGTGCATAGCATTGGCGGATGGGTGGCGCTGGCCGGTTTGATCTGTATCGGTCCGCGGATTGGGCGGTTCGACAAAGATGGCGCGCCGCGCAAGATTCCGCCGCATAACTTGCTGCTGGTGTTCCTGGGCACGTTCATCTTGTTCTTCGGTTGGTTTGGCTTTAACTGCGGCAGCACGTTGGCGGCGACCACCGACGTCGCGCCGATCGCGGTCAACACGCTGTTGGCCGCTTGCTTTGGCGGCTTGGCGACGTCGCTGTTGACCTGGTTCGGTCCGACCAAACGTCCTGAGCCGGACATGATCGCCAACGGCGTGCTAGGCGGATTGGTCGGCATCACGGCCGGTTGTGCGTCGGTCGATACGATGGGCGCCGCGGCGATTGGCGTGGGCGCCGGCCTGGTCGTCTATTTTGGAACGCTGTTCCTAGAGCATCTCTTGCAATTGGATGACGTGGTGGGCGCCGTGCCGGTGCATGGCTTCTGCGGCGCCTTTGGCACGTTGGCGGTTGCGATCTTTATCGAAACCGACAACCTGCCGGAAGGGATCACGCACCTGTCGCTATTGCAGACGCAAGCGATCGGCGTGGGAGCTGGTTTTCTCTGGTCGTTTGGCGTGACCTTCGTCTTGCTGAAGACGCTCAGTCTGTTCATGCCGCTGCGAGTCAGCGAAGAGGAGGAGCGGATTGGTTTGAACGTCGCCGAGCATGGCGCCGTCTCGACCTTGCTCGAACTGGCCGAAGCGATGCAGCGGGCGACCGAAGCGAAAACGTACGACGGATCGCTACTGGTTGACGTCGAACATGGGACCGAAGTGGGCGACCTGGCCCGCTGCTACAACGATTTGATCAACACCATCCGGTACGAACATTCGTCGGCTCAAAACGCGATGCGGCATTTGGAGCAACAGCGCAGTCGCATCAAGACCGGGCTCCGCTCGTATCAATCCAGCGTTGAACAAAACGTCGCGGTGATCCAGTCGCAAAACGAAGAGATTGAGCGCGTGCTGAAGATCTCCAGCCAACGTTCGCAGCAAGTAACTGGTTCGGTCCGCGCGGTCTTCGAGCAGATCGATGGGCTGGTCAAGTCGTTGCGTGACGTCGCCCAACATTCCGACCAGTCGCGCCAAGCGACCGACCTGGGCCTGACGCACTCGACCGAAGGTCAGCAGACGGTCAAGAAGCTTGATCGTTCGGCGGCCGAGATCGAAGCGGTCCTGGCGCTGATCGACGACATCGCCGAGCAAACCAACCTGCTGGCGCTAAACGCGACGATCGAAGCGGCTCGCGCTGGCGATGCGGGCAAAGGCTTTGCGGTAGTCGCCGCCGAAGTGAAGACGCTGGCTTCGCAATCTTCCGAGTCGGCGCGGCAAATCTCGAATCGCATCGTCACGATCCAGGGAGATTCTCGCGGGGCCGTCCGCAAGATTGGCGAAACGCTGGAGGTGATTCGCCAGGTGAGCGACATCAGCACCCAGATGGGACAATCGATTCGCCTTTCGATGGAAGAGCACGAGCGAGCGTCGAGCGACATCCACGTGATCGGCGACGACGTGGTGCAGATGATCGAAGAGATGATGAAGGGGCTCAGCGAAGTTCGTTCGGGTACAGCCGAGATCGCCGCCCGAGTTCGTCAGTCGTATGAAGATCTGGAAGGGGTGCTGGCGGATAGCGACGCTCCCTAATCGGAGGGTCTGGCGACACGGAAATTCACGTGACATTCTGGGCATGATCCCTTAGATTCGACCTACCGCCCCGCTTTGATTTGAAGTCAAAGCGGCGGCTGGGGGCGAACTTCTATATTGCGAGAAGGGATTGCGCGGATGGGAATGACCTGCACCTATCGCCGGCTTTCGGCCGATCAGTTGAAGGAGTTGGAGCAAGATCCGGAGCAGGGGATCGCGTTTCTCTGCAGCATGCCGGGGATCGACATGGCGGCGATGACGCAAATGATGAACGATCCTGAGGCGATCGCCGCCCATGGGCCGGAGATCTTGGCGGCGTTTGCCCGAGCGCAAGAAGATCCGACGCGGGTCGATCTCGAAAAAGACTGGCATGCCCTCCATTTTTTGCTGACGGGCGATTCGTCGCTGCAGCCCGATAGTGACCCGGACGATCCGCTGTTTCAGGTCGTCATGGGGGGTGAGGCGACCATGCTCGACGCTTCATATGGACCGGCGCGTCGTTTTCCGCGGGAGCAGATCGTAGAAATCTCGGCCGCGCTGGCTCCGCTGTCGATTATGGACCTGCGGGAACGTTTCTCGGCCGAGGCGTTCAATGAGGCCGGGATCTATCCCGAGCCTTATCCCGGCGGCTGGACGCTGGAAGAAGTGGAAGGGCTGTTTGAGGTCTTTCCGAAGCTGCAGCAGCTGTTTGCCGACGCCTTGGCGACCAACGAAGTCGTAATCACTTATATAAATTAATGTGAAAACGGGGATTGTCGTTATATTCGCTACCAGGGGCGGCGAATTCGGCAAAGGTCGACCGCTTGCACAAAGTTTGACGACCAGCTGTTCCGAGTAAGACATTGGGCGAACCTTCGCGCAGACTTTCTGCGCGTGGGGGCGCTTGGTTGGAGGGAGCGCTTCGCGATAATACGTCTGTCCCAGCTCGGGGATTCGAGCGGTCGACGGTTTCGAAGATTCACAATACCTGAAGGACGAAGATGAGACCCGCGGCTACTATCTCTCCACGACTCGCGTCTCTGCTGATCCTTGTGGCGATCGGCTGCATGCCGGAAGTTAAAATCCCGGAGACCCCGCCACCGCCGGTCACGGTGGCCGAGTCGATCAAACGTCAAGTGATCGACTACGACGAATATACGGGCCATATCGAGGCGGAGCAGACGGTTGACGTCTATGCCAAGATTTCTGGCTACATGCAGACGGTCGAGTTTATAGATGGCGACTTTGTGCACGCCGGAGAACTCCTCTTTCTGATCGACAAAAGCACCTACCAGGCCGAGTATGACCAAGCGGTCGCTAACACCAATCTGCAAAAAGCGAAATACGAACTGGCGAAGTCGACCCTGGCCCGGAACGACAAACTGGTCGGCAGCGGCGCCATCAGCCAAGAGCTGTATGACGAAAGCGTCGCCACGGTCAACGAATCGGACGCCGCCGTTAAGGCGGCCGAAGCGGCGACCGAGGCGGCCAAAGTCAATCTCGACTACTGCACGATCAACGCCGCCATCACCGGCCGGATCGACCGGACCTTCGTCACCAAGGGGAACCTGGTGCAAGGTGGCGCTGGCGCGATGCCGACCTTGCTGACGACTATCGTTTCGGTTAATCCGACCTACGTCTACTTTGATGTCGACGAACTGGCGCTTCTCAAGTTTACCGAAGAGCGAGTCGCGCAGCACGAGACGCGCCATGTGCCGCTGCGGAATCGCAAGATCCCGGTCCAACTGACGCTGGCTGACGACTCGGTCTATCCGGAACTAGGAATCATCGACTTTGGCTCGAACCAACTCGACGCCGGAACCGGTACCCTGAGCGTGCGTGCGGTCGTCCCCAATGCCGACGAAGCGCTGGCTCCAGGGATGTTCGTCCGGGTGAAAGTCGCCGCCGCTAATCCTTACGAGGCGATTCTGGTTCCGGAAGTCGCGATTGGCGCCGACCAGAGCGATCGCTACGTCTATGTCGTCGACGACAAAAACATCGCCCAGCGCCGTCCGGTCACACTTGGTTCCAAACAAGGGAAAGACCGCGTCATCACCGCGGGCCTGAAAGAGGGTGAGAAGGTGATCATCAACGGCAACCTGTTGGTTCGCCCCGGCAAACCGGTCGTCCCGCAAGAAGGGAAGATGGCAGAGCCGCCGGCGATCGACAAGCGGATGATCCGCCCGGACGAAGAAGAGCTGGAAAAGTCGGAACAGCCGCCGGCCGATCCGAAGAAGGAAGAATCCGCCGCTGAGCCTGCGAAATCGTAACTGTTTGCGATTTCCGACCGCTTGCAACCGACCGACCTGAACATCGACCAAGGATAGCAACTCGTGCTGGCTCGCTTCTTCATTGATCGACCGATCTTCGCTTGGGTGATCTCGATCGTCATTATTATGGCGGGAACGATCTGCGTCTGGATTTTGCCGGTTGCCCAATACCCAGAGATCGCGCCTCCAACCGTCTCGGTGACCTGTTCGTATCCTGGCGCCAGTGCGCAAGTGGTGGCCGATACGGTCGCCGCCCCGATCGAACAGCAGGTAGTCGGCGTCGAAGACGCCATCTATATGTCCTCGCAGTCGGCCAGCGACGGCAGCTATACGCTGACGGTGACGTTCGCCCTGGGGACCGATCTCGACATGGCCCAGGTGCTGGTGCAAAACCGGGTCGCTCAGGCGACGCCGCTGTTGCCGGACGTGGTGAAAGAGACCGGCGTCACGACCAAAAAGAAGTCCCCCAATATCTTGATGGCGGTGACGCTGCTGGCCGAAAAGAACCCGGAGACCGGCAAAGCCGACTACGACCAGCTGTATCTGAGCAACTATGCGACGATTCAGGTTCGCGACCAGTTGGCCGCGCTGGAAGGGGTGGGCGACGTCCAGATTCTGGGCCAACAAGACTACAGCATGCGGATCTGGCTGAATCCCGATGCGCTGGCGACCCGCAACATGACCGCCGGCGACGTGATCAACGCGGTCAAAGAACAGAACGTGCAGGTCGCCGCTGGCCAGATTGGTCAGCCGCCGGTTCCGAAGGGACAAGAGCTGCAGCTGACGATGACCACCCTCGGCCGCTTGGAAGATCCGCAGCAGTTTGCCGACATCGTCGTGAAAACCGGCTCGGATGGGCAAATCACCCGGATCCGCGATATCGCCGAAGTGGAGCTGGGCGCCAAGAACATGAACACGTCGAGCCGGATGGACGGCAAGGCGTCGGTCAGCTTGGGCGTGTTTCAATTGCCAGGCTCCAACGCGCTGGAAGTGGGCGACTTGGTGAAGCGGCGGATGAAAGAGCTGGACGAGCGGTTTCCGCCCGGTTTGGAATATATGATCGCTTACGACACGACGCCGTTTATCACGGAGTCGGTTCATGAGGTGTTTAAGACGCTCCGAGACGCGGTGATCCTGGTGGCGATCGTCGTGCTGTTCTTCCTGCAAGACTGGAAGGCGGTGATGCTGCCGATGATCGACGTCGCCGTGTCGCTGGTCGGCACCTTCGCGATCTTGATGGTGATGGGTTTTACGCTCAATAACCTGACGCTGTTCGGGTTGGTGCTGGCGATTGGGATTGTGGTCGACGATGCGATCGTTGTGCTTGAGAATATCGAGCGGTGGATCGCGATGGGTTACAAGGTGCGCGATGCGACCATCCACGCGATGGAGGAAATCACCGGTCCGATCATCGCGATCACGTTGGTGTTGAGCAGCGTGTTCTTTCCGAGTGCGTTTTTGGGAGGCATCACCGGTCAGTTCTTCCGCCAGTTCGCGCTGACGATCGCGGCGGCGATGTTGATCTCGGCCCTCAACGCAATGACGATGACGCCGGCGCGGGCCACGTCGATCTTCCGCGATCCGAAAGAAGGAGAAGACCATACCGAACATCGCGAGGCGCTCCCTTGGTGGGGCATCGTCGCGCTAGGCGGTTTGCTGACAATCTGGATCGGCAGCTTCTTCTTTGGCGGCGGCGCCGAAGGCGGCGGACATGGCGACGATGGCGGTGGAATGCCGATGTGGCTAATGGCGGCGCTATTTGTGCCGGGGGCGGTGGTCGGTTACTTCGCCGCCAAGCTGGTCAACGACACGTTGAAAGCGATCTTTGGCGTCTTCAACAAGGCGTTTGATAAGGCGACCGAGTGGTACGGCAAAGGCATCGCCTCGCTGCTGCGAATCAGCACGATCGCGTTGATCATTTACGTCGGTTTGATCTCGCTGACCGCGTATGGCTTTACCAAGATTCCGGTCGGTTTTATCCCGAGCCAAGACAAAGGTTATCTGCTGTTTGACGTGCAGTTGCCTGACGCGGCGTCGCGCGAGCGAACCGACGCCGTCGTCGCGGAACTCGAAAAGATCGTGCTCGATACCGAAGGGATCGAACATATCCTGGCGGTGTCGGGACAATCGTTCATTCAGAATGCGGTCAGCTCGAACTTCGCCGGCGGTTTCATCGTGCTCAAGCCGTTCGATGAACGTGGCACGGTGGAAACGGGCGCCGATCATATCGCTAAGCTGCTGCGTGAGAAATTCCGCCATGTTCAGGAGGCCCGGGTGTCGGTCTTCGGCGCTCCGGCGGTCGACGGTTTGGGCAACTCGGGCGGTTTCAAGTTGATGGTGGAAGATCGCGGCGATAATGGGCTGGCAGTCTTGCAGGCCCAAGCCGATCACTTGGCGAACACGGCGCTCGATACCGACGGTATCGTCATGTGCTTTAACAACTTCCGAGCCAACACGCCGCAGTTGTATATCGACATCGACCGGGTGAAGTGCAAGTCAATGGGAGTTGAGCTGGAGCAGGTCTTCAGCGCCCTGCAGGGTTACATGGGGGGCGTTTACGTCAATGACTTCAACCGGTTTGGACGTACGTGGCAAGTAAACGCGCAGGCCGAACCGAGTTTCCGCGTGAATCCCGATACGGTGCGGCAGCTGAAGGTCCGTGGTCGCAACGACCAGATGGTTCCGCTCGGGACGATCGCCACAATCGAAGACAGTACCGGCCCGGTGCTGATCAACCGCTACAATGGTTTCCCGGCGGCGACGATCAACGGCGTCAATCTACCGATCATCAGTACCGGTCAGGTGCTCGATACGTTGAATAACCTTGCGGATCGGGAACTGCCGACCTCGATGGAAGCGGAGTGGACCGAAATCTCGTTCCTGCAAGAGCAGGCGAGCCAGTTCACGACCTTCAAAGACGTGCTGCAAAACCCGATCTCCGCTTTGCTGGGGGCGGTGATCCTGGTCTACCTGATTCTCGCCGCCCAGTACGAGAGCTGGGAACTGCCGGTGACGATCATCCTGGTGGTGCCGATGTGCGTGTTGGCGGCGCTGGCCGGCTTGGTCGTCTCGACGATGGTAGGCCGACCGATGGACCTGAATATCTTTGTGCAGATCGGGTTTGTGGTGTTGGTTGGTCTGGCGTGTAAGAACGCTATTCTTGTCGTCGAGTTCGCCAAAGATCGGATGGAGCGGGATGGATTGCCGCTGGTACAAGCGACGATCGAAGCCGTTACGACCCGTTTGCGACCGATCGTGATGACCAGCTTTGCGTTCGTATTGGGCGTTGCGCCGCTGTTGTTCGGCCATAGCGCCGGCGCCGAAATGCGATATGCCCTGGGCGTGGCGGTGTTCAGCGGGATGTTAGGGGTGACCTTCTTCGGCTTGATCTTCACGCCGGTGTTTTATTACGTCGTGATGCGTTTGATGGGCAAAGGCGGAGAAAAAGAAGTAGGGCAGGCCGTGCCTGCCGAAAGCAAGCCGCCCGGCGAATAAGTAGACCCCTTTGTAGCGAGAAACATGCCAAATTTTCGACGCTACTTCCTCCCTGGCGGTACCTTCTTCTTTACGCTGGTAACGCAACGTCGCCGACCGATTTTTTCGGATCGGTCCGCGACGAAACTGCTTGGCGATTGCTTACGCGAGTGCCAGGAACTTTGGCCCTTCGAAGTCCATGCCATCGTTCTTTTGCCCGACCATTTGCATACCATATGGACGGTACCGAAAGAGGACGACGACTACTCACGGTGCTGGTCGTGGACCAAGAGAAAGTTCACGCAGCGTTGGCTAGCAGCGGGTGGTCGCGAGCAACGCGTTTCATCGGCTCGGCAAAAAGAAGGTCGCCGCGGCGTATGGCAAGCCCGCTTCTGGGAACATACGATCAAGGACGAAGACGACTTTGAGCGGCACTTTGACTACATCCACTACAACCCAGTAAAGCACGGGCTGGTGAAGTGCCTTAGCGACTGGCTGGCTTCGAGTTTCCATCGTTGGGTAACCGCAGGCGTCTACCACAGAAATTGGGCGTGCGGCGAAAGAGGTTTGGCGCTTGAGTTTCGCGATATTCCAGGACTCGACCGGAGAGTAGTGGCGAGTCGATCGATCTCGGCAGGCACGGCCTGCCCTACGCTGGATGGCGACGAAGGACGTCTTACAAATCGACCCCAACCCGCTTCGCTTCGATGCGCATCGCGGGGATGAAGTACCGCATCGGTTGGTTTTCGTTGCGGCGTCGGGCGTACTCGAAGCAGGCCATGACGCGGTTTCGCTTGAGGGCGCCCAGTTCGACAAATTCGATCACCTCGGCGATGAACTCGAGCTCGACCGGGCGACGCGCTTTGAGTCCCTTCTCGAGCGTTTCTTTGAGCGAAGCGACGCCTGACTGGGCCTGTACCGGCGATACGAACAGGCCAACGCACAGGGCGAACCCGACCGCAATCCAACGCAGAAACTGACGACGCAACATGACCCACTCTCCGAGAAATAAACCTTGGGGGAGTGGGTATTATCAAAACGGACGCAGTGGGTCAAGATC includes:
- a CDS encoding YfbM family protein, producing the protein MGMTCTYRRLSADQLKELEQDPEQGIAFLCSMPGIDMAAMTQMMNDPEAIAAHGPEILAAFARAQEDPTRVDLEKDWHALHFLLTGDSSLQPDSDPDDPLFQVVMGGEATMLDASYGPARRFPREQIVEISAALAPLSIMDLRERFSAEAFNEAGIYPEPYPGGWTLEEVEGLFEVFPKLQQLFADALATNEVVITYIN
- a CDS encoding efflux RND transporter periplasmic adaptor subunit, encoding MPEVKIPETPPPPVTVAESIKRQVIDYDEYTGHIEAEQTVDVYAKISGYMQTVEFIDGDFVHAGELLFLIDKSTYQAEYDQAVANTNLQKAKYELAKSTLARNDKLVGSGAISQELYDESVATVNESDAAVKAAEAATEAAKVNLDYCTINAAITGRIDRTFVTKGNLVQGGAGAMPTLLTTIVSVNPTYVYFDVDELALLKFTEERVAQHETRHVPLRNRKIPVQLTLADDSVYPELGIIDFGSNQLDAGTGTLSVRAVVPNADEALAPGMFVRVKVAAANPYEAILVPEVAIGADQSDRYVYVVDDKNIAQRRPVTLGSKQGKDRVITAGLKEGEKVIINGNLLVRPGKPVVPQEGKMAEPPAIDKRMIRPDEEELEKSEQPPADPKKEESAAEPAKS
- a CDS encoding DUF1559 domain-containing protein, translating into MIRSVRRPGFTLVELLVVIAIIGVLIALLLPAVQQAREAARRMQCTNNLKQFGLAAHNFESTFKNFPPLRHSKSVNTGTTTVVATSEAPAQVFLMPFFEQGAAYDLFDLDYNVNSGSPIHSSIPAKSGANSAARVAQVPFMLCPSDPSSNDYYGAGRLNYHACIGGANMYGGSPIDGVFANPRATTVGQVMKGPRMGDITDGLSNTALFSEVMKGTKQFNDYGQYDNTTVMLGSSAYTTDAQMSDGRNLQECLPGGYDTVGSVIRYTGHQYYRCLPQMVTYSHTLPPNWNKKVSDPNRQRYNCGNTSFVATHMAASSLHPGGANYCRADGSVGFAVETIDFAIWQAIGSRDGGEVATID
- the amt gene encoding ammonium transporter; this encodes MSRRMPWSLALLLPLVCGSLVAAQEREDVVQLAAQNGPTPLDYVWILVAAALVFLMQAGFMCLECGMARAKNSINVAVKNVADFLIAVIAFWLFGFGLMFGASWYGLVGTSDFAFSVGENPWLALFFLFQAVFCGTAATIDSGAVAERTRFVTYLVMSLVCSALIYPIFGHWAWGSFFHGGAGGWLEQLGFIDFAGSTVVHSIGGWVALAGLICIGPRIGRFDKDGAPRKIPPHNLLLVFLGTFILFFGWFGFNCGSTLAATTDVAPIAVNTLLAACFGGLATSLLTWFGPTKRPEPDMIANGVLGGLVGITAGCASVDTMGAAAIGVGAGLVVYFGTLFLEHLLQLDDVVGAVPVHGFCGAFGTLAVAIFIETDNLPEGITHLSLLQTQAIGVGAGFLWSFGVTFVLLKTLSLFMPLRVSEEEERIGLNVAEHGAVSTLLELAEAMQRATEAKTYDGSLLVDVEHGTEVGDLARCYNDLINTIRYEHSSAQNAMRHLEQQRSRIKTGLRSYQSSVEQNVAVIQSQNEEIERVLKISSQRSQQVTGSVRAVFEQIDGLVKSLRDVAQHSDQSRQATDLGLTHSTEGQQTVKKLDRSAAEIEAVLALIDDIAEQTNLLALNATIEAARAGDAGKGFAVVAAEVKTLASQSSESARQISNRIVTIQGDSRGAVRKIGETLEVIRQVSDISTQMGQSIRLSMEEHERASSDIHVIGDDVVQMIEEMMKGLSEVRSGTAEIAARVRQSYEDLEGVLADSDAP